One segment of Aulosira sp. FACHB-615 DNA contains the following:
- a CDS encoding metal ABC transporter ATP-binding protein, with protein MNLPLLKVDGLTVYQGSYLAIRDVSFELFPGTDTAIVGPNGAGKSTLVKAILDLIPRNAGSVEIFGSPITKLGNLRHWLGYMPQNFIFDRSFPISVSELIALGWQKESQQPKAKTQHTLFSRLWKQNRDKTAAVTAALRRTGVYHLRNQPIGTLSGGQLKRVLLAYCLVMPRKLLVLDEAFAGVDMQGAADFYVLLNELKQEEGWTILQVSHDIDMVSRHCDRVLCLNQTVVCTGQPEFALSPENLLATYGPGFTRYHHNHN; from the coding sequence ATGAACTTACCTCTTTTAAAAGTAGATGGCTTAACTGTATATCAAGGCAGTTATTTAGCGATTCGAGATGTTTCTTTTGAATTATTCCCAGGAACAGATACGGCGATAGTTGGGCCAAATGGTGCGGGTAAAAGCACTTTGGTAAAAGCCATTTTAGACTTAATACCACGAAATGCTGGCAGTGTAGAAATTTTTGGTTCTCCTATTACTAAACTAGGAAATTTGCGTCACTGGTTGGGATACATGCCACAAAATTTCATTTTTGATCGCAGTTTTCCTATTTCTGTGAGTGAATTAATTGCTTTGGGATGGCAGAAAGAAAGTCAACAGCCAAAAGCCAAAACACAACATACTTTATTTTCTCGATTATGGAAACAAAACCGCGACAAAACAGCAGCAGTCACAGCCGCTTTACGACGCACTGGAGTTTATCATCTGCGGAATCAACCCATCGGAACTCTTAGCGGTGGTCAGCTAAAGCGAGTATTACTAGCTTATTGTTTAGTTATGCCGCGAAAACTGTTGGTATTAGATGAAGCTTTTGCTGGGGTTGATATGCAAGGTGCAGCAGATTTTTATGTTTTACTTAATGAGTTGAAACAAGAAGAAGGCTGGACGATTTTACAAGTTTCCCATGATATTGATATGGTAAGTCGCCATTGCGATCGCGTGCTTTGTCTCAATCAAACCGTCGTTTGTACTGGTCAACCAGAATTTGCTTTATCACCGGAAAATTTGTTAGCAACTT